One segment of Nitrospinota bacterium DNA contains the following:
- a CDS encoding beta-propeller fold lactonase family protein — MRVRWYVVMMMVGLFGLVGVRSLQANDSNNEVPASKLSKGIAYVAMGPSHNVAAIDIATGQVMGTLAAGWNPHGVAATPDGRYLVTTSRKLKANSSPVPIRVAILDTKTFQTLARLDVGGDSHHAFVNPQGNHAYVSVPARGGIAVIDIPSRRVIKHVPTGKRANSIVTSPNGGVIYVTNKGVDTLSVIDGNTFEVVATVPLGAGPDHLTIDGAGRWLYVSNAFSNDVSVVDLEVRKEVARIPVAQGPHGLGLSRDGKVLYVASRGGKTVAAIDLHSRKVVRMKPLGKGPGHLTVTPDGKRIYVNDEKLGKIWVLEPETLTVQTSIPLWPEPHETTVVLPIGRHGGKGDFRAGGPLPRQKE; from the coding sequence ATGAGAGTGCGCTGGTATGTCGTGATGATGATGGTAGGGCTCTTTGGCCTTGTCGGGGTTCGTTCCCTTCAGGCCAATGACTCCAACAACGAGGTTCCCGCTTCAAAGCTATCCAAAGGGATAGCCTACGTGGCCATGGGGCCGTCGCATAACGTTGCGGCCATCGACATTGCCACGGGCCAAGTCATGGGTACCCTGGCGGCTGGGTGGAATCCACATGGGGTGGCGGCCACCCCTGACGGGCGTTACCTGGTCACCACCAGCCGGAAGCTCAAGGCTAACTCCTCGCCTGTACCGATCCGGGTGGCTATCCTCGACACCAAAACCTTCCAGACGTTGGCCCGCCTCGATGTAGGGGGCGACAGCCACCACGCCTTCGTCAACCCCCAGGGGAATCACGCCTACGTCAGCGTGCCCGCCCGAGGAGGGATTGCCGTCATCGACATCCCGAGCCGCCGAGTCATCAAGCACGTCCCGACGGGGAAGAGAGCCAACTCCATCGTGACTTCCCCTAATGGTGGGGTCATTTACGTAACCAACAAGGGCGTCGACACCCTCTCGGTAATCGATGGCAACACCTTCGAAGTCGTCGCCACGGTTCCGCTTGGTGCCGGACCTGATCATTTGACCATTGATGGGGCGGGCAGATGGCTTTACGTCTCGAACGCCTTCTCCAACGACGTCTCGGTGGTGGACCTGGAGGTGAGAAAAGAGGTGGCTCGCATCCCTGTGGCCCAGGGGCCCCATGGCCTGGGACTCTCGCGCGACGGGAAGGTTCTCTACGTGGCGAGCCGCGGCGGGAAAACGGTCGCGGCTATTGACCTTCACAGCCGGAAAGTGGTGCGGATGAAACCCCTCGGTAAGGGTCCGGGCCACCTGACCGTGACACCCGACGGCAAGCGCATCTACGTGAACGACGAAAAGCTGGGCAAAATCTGGGTGCTGGAGCCCGAGACCTTGACGGTCCAAACAAGCATCCCCCTTTGGCCCGAGCCCCATGAGACCACGGTCGTCCTCCCCATCGGCCGACATGGGGGGAAAGGGGACTTCAGAGCCGGAGGACCGCTGCCTCGGCAAAAGGAGTAG
- a CDS encoding NfeD family protein encodes MCHLILMMPLLGIGLFYVMPMAWAAPLYGVVLVVSVVLYGLIYRAHRQPVASGKESMLGREIVVAESFQGQGRVRYQNVLWKARSPEPLASGDRATIVGMHGMTLLVQRARSGKSEVKSCGCQTTCSCQEKRMAHVVPVGLEHKEEKS; translated from the coding sequence GTGTGTCACCTGATCTTGATGATGCCCCTGCTAGGGATCGGTCTCTTCTACGTAATGCCAATGGCCTGGGCGGCTCCGCTCTACGGAGTCGTCTTGGTGGTCTCGGTCGTCCTCTACGGTCTCATCTACCGCGCCCACCGACAGCCGGTGGCCTCCGGGAAGGAGTCCATGTTGGGAAGGGAAATCGTGGTTGCAGAGAGCTTCCAGGGCCAGGGCCGTGTTCGGTATCAGAACGTCCTTTGGAAGGCCCGCTCCCCGGAGCCTCTCGCCTCAGGCGATCGTGCCACCATCGTGGGAATGCACGGGATGACGCTTCTCGTCCAACGAGCGAGATCAGGCAAGTCCGAGGTTAAGTCCTGCGGCTGCCAGACAACCTGCAGCTGCCAGGAAAAAAGAATGGCCCATGTGGTTCCGGTCGGCCTAGAGCATAAGGAGGAAAAGTCATGA
- a CDS encoding isoprenylcysteine carboxylmethyltransferase family protein — protein sequence MEINTNTYGLWAAVAFNVLLFGLFVVGFLKPMRKREWRSMGLMTAFLVALFTEMYGFPLTIYILTSILGRSYPVLDPFSHKNGHLVAVLMGGSVAAWALVMVVSNGLILVGLTMMGRGWRKIHRARGELVTDGIYGTVRHPQYAGLLVLVLGFLIQWPTIATVLMAPGLFLMYYRLARREEAELEAAFGEEYRRYKKLVPAFLPLGRLPVAAEHRG from the coding sequence ATGGAGATAAACACCAATACGTACGGTCTCTGGGCCGCGGTTGCCTTCAACGTGCTCCTATTCGGCCTATTCGTTGTCGGCTTCTTGAAGCCAATGAGAAAGCGGGAGTGGCGCTCCATGGGCCTGATGACGGCATTCCTGGTAGCGCTTTTCACCGAAATGTACGGCTTCCCCTTGACCATCTATATCCTCACTTCCATCCTGGGCCGTTCCTATCCTGTTCTGGACCCCTTCTCACACAAGAACGGCCATTTGGTGGCCGTCCTGATGGGAGGGAGCGTTGCTGCGTGGGCCCTGGTCATGGTGGTGAGCAATGGGCTTATCCTGGTAGGCTTGACAATGATGGGGCGCGGCTGGCGCAAAATTCACCGGGCCAGGGGCGAATTGGTCACTGACGGAATCTACGGAACGGTCCGCCACCCTCAGTATGCAGGGTTGTTGGTCTTAGTGCTCGGGTTCTTGATTCAGTGGCCGACCATCGCCACGGTCCTCATGGCCCCTGGATTGTTTCTGATGTATTACCGGCTCGCGCGCCGGGAGGAGGCCGAACTGGAGGCCGCGTTCGGGGAGGAATATCGGCGATACAAGAAGCTCGTACCGGCCTTCTTGCCCCTGGGGCGTCTCCCCGTCGCGGCCGAACATCGAGGGTAG
- a CDS encoding DUF2933 domain-containing protein, translating into MKATHNETHEAKRAASLSHGFWMIVCCLVPVVLIGVIAYSGVSLNGIGILAVFLLCPLIHFFMMRRGHHGHGDEMDGGK; encoded by the coding sequence ATGAAGGCGACCCACAACGAGACCCATGAGGCGAAACGGGCCGCCAGCCTCTCGCACGGCTTTTGGATGATTGTATGCTGCCTCGTCCCAGTCGTCTTAATCGGCGTCATCGCCTACAGCGGAGTGTCGCTTAACGGGATCGGCATCCTGGCGGTTTTCCTTCTCTGCCCCCTCATTCACTTCTTTATGATGCGCCGGGGCCATCACGGACACGGGGATGAAATGGACGGGGGTAAGTGA
- a CDS encoding metal-sensitive transcriptional regulator has product MLDEQGSKDLVRRLRKIEGQVRGLQRMVEEHRYCIDILTQINSVEGALRQVERLMLRQHLETCVTDAIKHGHTDDQRRKIDEVMRYFSTQRR; this is encoded by the coding sequence ATGTTAGACGAGCAAGGGTCTAAAGATTTAGTCAGGCGCCTCAGGAAGATCGAGGGCCAAGTGCGTGGCCTCCAGCGGATGGTCGAGGAGCACCGGTACTGTATTGACATCCTCACCCAGATCAACTCCGTGGAGGGAGCCCTTCGGCAGGTCGAGCGCCTTATGCTTCGCCAGCACCTGGAGACCTGCGTCACCGACGCCATCAAGCACGGTCACACAGATGACCAGCGACGAAAGATAGACGAAGTAATGAGATATTTCTCCACCCAGAGGCGATGA
- a CDS encoding radical SAM protein, translating into MGSVKQPLQAFWFTINQQCNLECAHCLTNSGPKVKAPILKLADIQRIAKEALALGVERFYVTGGEPTMHPEFFEIVEFLQGLGEVVFFTNGTLFDEEAMDRLEAIADKDRMEVRVSWTGYHADSYKEMLPEDPEMLFPLATLKELKARGFTTSLVAMDGSGDKNLGLFPTLRGKKVTKEMPPVGRMFAGCDGSNSLSLWMDGSIYTCPPLTKIAPHKLGNLNTDSLEEVAARRPDMVETPQCTVCFQNEP; encoded by the coding sequence ATGGGATCGGTCAAACAACCGCTTCAAGCCTTCTGGTTCACAATTAACCAACAGTGTAACCTCGAGTGCGCGCACTGCTTAACTAACTCGGGCCCGAAGGTGAAGGCCCCAATTCTCAAGCTAGCCGACATCCAGCGCATCGCAAAGGAGGCCCTCGCGCTCGGTGTGGAGCGGTTTTACGTAACTGGCGGGGAGCCGACCATGCACCCCGAGTTCTTCGAAATCGTGGAGTTCCTCCAGGGCCTGGGAGAGGTGGTCTTCTTCACCAACGGCACGCTCTTCGACGAGGAGGCAATGGACCGGCTGGAGGCTATTGCGGACAAAGACCGGATGGAGGTTCGTGTAAGCTGGACCGGCTACCACGCCGATTCCTATAAAGAGATGCTCCCCGAGGATCCGGAGATGCTCTTCCCCTTGGCGACCTTGAAGGAGCTCAAGGCCCGGGGATTCACCACGTCGCTCGTCGCAATGGACGGAAGCGGCGACAAGAACCTGGGGCTATTTCCCACGCTCAGGGGAAAGAAGGTGACCAAGGAGATGCCGCCGGTCGGCAGGATGTTTGCCGGCTGCGACGGCTCCAACTCCCTAAGCCTCTGGATGGACGGGAGCATATACACCTGTCCCCCGCTCACAAAAATTGCCCCCCACAAGCTCGGCAACCTAAACACCGATTCGCTTGAAGAGGTGGCGGCGCGGCGTCCCGACATGGTCGAGACCCCCCAATGCACCGTCTGCTTTCAAAACGAGCCGTGA
- a CDS encoding glycosyltransferase produces the protein MSAPLTVWDTVLMVVYLASLVGLFSYGVNCYVLMMLHRRHREAWTAQARATTEAFWSRGSAESWLPTVTVQLPIYNEQYVVERLIMNVAALDYPRHLLEIQVLDDSTDETTPIVAALVDRYRSEGLEIHHIHRTNRVGYKAGALKEGLRVARGEFVAIFDADFTIPKDFLLRTVPFFEDECVGMIQTRWGHINRDYSLLTQAQAIGIDGHFGVEQGARAWSGLLMNFNGTAGIWRARAIEEAGGWLDRTLTEDLDLSYRAQLKGWKMLYLPEVVCPAELPVQLQGFKTQQRRWAKGSIQTAKLLLPKIWRSHLPLFTKVQATLHLTHYMVHPLMLSVVILSVPLLARGFYFSSWAPLLVTVTLLALASFGPSSLYFYALGQFGPEGRARWRYLPLLVCLGTGIALSNSRAVLEALVGHSSEFVRTPKFKVERRGDAWAGKRYATAFDRTAVAELFLGFYSLLALGLFVIHWKLFVWPFMVIYASGFFYVALLGINQRREQNAAARQGPGQAGVGLEAAAEEPSVATGSASLPVEEVL, from the coding sequence GTGAGCGCCCCGTTGACAGTGTGGGATACCGTTTTGATGGTGGTCTATCTTGCCTCCCTGGTAGGGCTCTTTAGCTACGGGGTCAATTGCTACGTCCTGATGATGTTACACAGGCGGCACCGGGAGGCGTGGACCGCTCAAGCGAGGGCTACCACGGAGGCCTTCTGGAGCAGGGGCTCCGCCGAAAGCTGGTTGCCGACGGTAACGGTCCAGCTTCCCATCTACAACGAGCAGTACGTCGTGGAGCGCCTCATAATGAACGTGGCCGCTCTCGATTACCCGCGCCACCTGCTGGAGATCCAGGTGCTCGACGACTCGACCGACGAGACCACCCCGATCGTTGCTGCCCTCGTAGACCGCTATCGTTCTGAGGGCCTTGAAATCCACCACATCCACCGGACCAACCGGGTTGGCTATAAAGCGGGGGCCCTAAAAGAGGGGCTCCGGGTAGCCAGGGGAGAGTTTGTCGCCATCTTTGACGCCGACTTCACGATTCCGAAGGATTTTCTCCTCCGCACCGTTCCCTTTTTCGAAGACGAGTGTGTCGGCATGATTCAGACCCGCTGGGGCCATATCAACCGCGACTACTCGCTCCTGACCCAGGCTCAGGCCATAGGCATAGACGGCCACTTCGGCGTCGAGCAGGGGGCGCGGGCCTGGTCGGGATTGCTGATGAACTTCAACGGAACGGCGGGCATCTGGAGAGCGAGGGCCATCGAGGAAGCTGGGGGCTGGTTGGACCGCACCCTGACTGAAGACCTCGATTTGAGCTACCGGGCCCAGCTCAAGGGTTGGAAGATGCTCTACCTCCCGGAGGTCGTCTGTCCCGCCGAGCTCCCCGTACAGCTTCAAGGGTTCAAAACCCAACAGCGACGGTGGGCCAAGGGCTCCATCCAGACGGCCAAGCTCCTACTGCCGAAGATTTGGCGCTCCCACTTGCCCCTTTTCACCAAGGTGCAGGCAACCCTTCACCTGACCCACTACATGGTCCACCCCCTCATGCTCTCAGTGGTGATCCTCTCCGTGCCCCTGCTGGCACGAGGTTTTTACTTCTCCTCCTGGGCGCCCCTACTGGTGACTGTGACACTGCTCGCCCTGGCCAGCTTCGGGCCGTCTTCCCTCTACTTCTACGCCCTGGGCCAGTTCGGCCCCGAGGGCCGGGCCCGGTGGCGCTACCTCCCGCTGCTGGTCTGCCTGGGGACGGGCATCGCGCTCAGCAACAGCCGTGCCGTCCTGGAAGCCCTCGTTGGTCACTCTTCGGAGTTCGTCCGTACGCCTAAGTTCAAGGTCGAGCGCAGGGGGGATGCTTGGGCGGGCAAGCGGTACGCCACCGCCTTCGACCGGACGGCCGTCGCCGAGCTATTCCTGGGGTTTTACAGCCTCTTGGCCCTGGGGCTTTTCGTCATTCATTGGAAACTATTTGTGTGGCCCTTTATGGTAATATACGCATCCGGCTTTTTCTACGTAGCCCTACTAGGAATTAACCAGCGCAGGGAACAGAACGCTGCCGCCCGACAAGGCCCCGGCCAGGCAGGGGTCGGCCTGGAGGCGGCTGCGGAGGAGCCCTCCGTGGCGACCGGCTCTGCTTCCCTGCCCGTAGAGGAGGTTCTTTGA
- a CDS encoding DUF2029 domain-containing protein has product MSVRETRWLKPGLPIVGLGLVSIGLYGWIGLGEGLPGVAASLGVASPFSAFVMVSSILFLLYGAAVALLWRMEDTPGLLVLLFCMAVLFRMVLVASPPSLSSDMYRYIWDGRVQAHGLSPWAHPPGDPALAELRDKTIYPHINRKGARTIYPPGAQAGFRLIYKLVGDSVTGTKAMMVMADLTTIGLLMVLLGQMGVPLHRVVLYAWNPLVIVEVAHSGHLDPLYLPFLVGAFLAHRAGRRSLVGALIGLATLTKLYPALLVLAFYRRGDRRMPLTWAAVVGLGYLPYIGLGSTVLGFLPTYLFNQYEEFNQGVRLFARSLSGGGGEQFNLIYLAAASLGLAGLAWLISRRDDGTVDQAAKRGLLLGGFALFVVTPALHPWYLLWLLVLGTISPSVTLFAASWALTLSYLKYAQRPEVLPMVVRLVEFLPILALLTWELMRRRSLGRQWDHSRSALMAPTGFRSPVYRESPS; this is encoded by the coding sequence GAGCGTTCGAGAGACCCGCTGGTTGAAACCCGGCCTGCCCATCGTTGGGCTGGGGCTCGTGAGCATTGGGCTCTACGGCTGGATTGGGCTGGGAGAGGGCTTGCCCGGTGTGGCGGCCAGCCTGGGCGTGGCCTCGCCCTTCAGCGCCTTCGTCATGGTCTCTTCCATCCTCTTCCTTCTCTACGGGGCGGCCGTGGCGTTGCTTTGGCGCATGGAAGACACCCCCGGTCTCCTGGTCCTTCTATTCTGCATGGCCGTCCTCTTTCGGATGGTCCTGGTGGCTTCTCCACCCTCCCTCTCCAGTGACATGTACCGCTACATCTGGGACGGCCGGGTTCAGGCCCACGGGCTGAGCCCGTGGGCCCATCCCCCCGGCGACCCGGCCCTCGCGGAGCTTCGGGACAAGACCATCTACCCCCATATCAATCGCAAGGGAGCCCGGACCATCTACCCGCCAGGCGCTCAGGCCGGCTTTCGGCTCATCTACAAGCTCGTCGGCGATAGCGTAACCGGCACGAAGGCGATGATGGTAATGGCGGACCTGACGACCATCGGTCTCCTGATGGTCCTCTTGGGACAGATGGGGGTCCCGCTCCATCGGGTCGTCCTCTACGCGTGGAACCCCCTCGTAATTGTAGAGGTGGCCCACAGCGGTCACCTCGACCCGCTCTACCTGCCCTTCTTGGTGGGAGCCTTCCTGGCCCACCGGGCCGGAAGACGGTCTCTGGTCGGAGCCCTCATTGGCCTCGCCACCCTGACAAAACTCTACCCCGCCCTCCTCGTGCTGGCCTTTTACAGGCGAGGAGACCGCCGGATGCCCCTGACCTGGGCGGCGGTGGTCGGGCTCGGCTACCTACCCTACATCGGCCTCGGCTCGACGGTGCTCGGCTTCCTGCCCACCTACCTCTTCAATCAATATGAGGAGTTCAACCAGGGGGTGCGCCTTTTCGCCCGATCTCTATCGGGAGGGGGCGGGGAGCAGTTCAACCTAATATATCTGGCGGCGGCGTCTCTCGGCTTGGCGGGGCTGGCGTGGCTTATCTCCCGACGGGACGATGGAACGGTGGACCAAGCCGCCAAGCGGGGGCTCCTCCTTGGAGGGTTCGCCCTGTTCGTCGTGACGCCCGCACTCCACCCATGGTATCTCCTCTGGCTTCTCGTCCTGGGAACTATCTCACCGTCTGTTACCCTCTTCGCAGCGAGCTGGGCACTTACCCTTTCGTATCTGAAGTACGCCCAGAGGCCAGAGGTCCTGCCCATGGTCGTGCGTCTGGTGGAATTTCTCCCCATCCTCGCCCTTTTGACATGGGAGCTCATGCGTCGCCGGAGCTTGGGGCGGCAGTGGGACCATAGTCGATCGGCTCTAATGGCCCCGACCGGGTTCCGCTCCCCCGTGTATAGGGAGAGCCCCTCGTGA